The Clupea harengus chromosome 6, Ch_v2.0.2, whole genome shotgun sequence genome contains a region encoding:
- the LOC105906460 gene encoding pleckstrin homology-like domain family A member 2 — protein MSAAETCSSNVLKEGELEKRRDNLLQFWKRKTCVLTPDSLTIYPDAQKKAKGKELKLQAIKKVDCVERTGKFVYFTIVTNDNKEIDFRCMDEDGCWNAVITMALIDFQNRKAIQDFKSRQESDNASPGHPDRHMARAP, from the coding sequence ATGTCTGCTGCCGAGACTTGTAGCTCAAACGttttgaaagagggagagttagaGAAAAGACGCGACAATCTGCTTCAGTTTTGGAAAAGAAAGACGTGCGTATTAACGCCAGATAGTCTGACCATATACCCTGACGCTCAGAAGAAAGCCAAGGGCAAAGAGTTGAAACTTCAGGCGATTAAGAAAGTTGACTGTgtggagaggacaggaaagTTCGTCTACTTCACCATTGTCACCAATGACAACAAAGAGATAGACTTCAGATGCATGGACGAGGATGGATGTTGGAATGCTGTCATCACCATGGCACTGATTGACTTCCAAAACCGAAAAGCCATTCAGGACTTCAAGTCACGGCAAGAATCAGACAATGCATCTCCGGGAcatccagacagacacatggCGAGAGCTCCATAA